DNA sequence from the Chitinivibrionales bacterium genome:
ACCCGACTACGTCGCCGAGATGGCCGACCTGTTCCACAGCCTGGAAAATATCGACATCACCGTGTGCTGCGGGTTTTTCAAGAAAAACGTGTTCTTTTCCATCCGCGCGAAGAACCGCGACGAGGCCGGCATATTCGCGGAAAAGATCGCGCTCGCGCTCGGCGGCGGGGGCGGCGGGCACGGCAAGCTCGGCGCGGGCCGGATTCCCTATGTCAAGGGCCAGGAAGACGAGTTGATGAAAAAGTTTGTGGAGACCATCAAGGCCGTGTTCAATATCGGCGCCATGGAAGGCGTACATATACTGGAGGAACGAAGGAGAAAATAGAAATACTTTTCAAAAAAGGATTTGCCATGTGGGAATATTCAGACAAGGTCCGCGACCATTTTCTCAATCCCCGAAACACGGGGGAGATTGAAAATCCCGACGGGCTCGGCGAGGTGGGCAACATCACCTGCGGAGACGCGCTGCGGCTCACGTTCAAGCTCGACGACAAGGGAAAAATCAAGGACGCGAAGTTCAAGACCTTCGGGTGCGGCAGCGCCATCGCGTCGGCAAGCGCGCTCACTGAAATGATCAAGGGAAAAACCCTCGAGGAGGCGCAGAAGATCACCAACGCCGACATCGCCAAGGAGCTCGACGGCCTTCCGCGCGAAAAGATGCACTGCAGCGTGATGGGGCAGGAGGCGCTCGAGGCAGCGATAGAATATTACAAGTCGGGCGGGAAAAAGACCGCGCCGCCGGAAAAGGAAGGCAAAGTGGTGTGCACCTGCTTCAACGTCACCGACAGGGAAATCGAAAAGGCCATACGTGAAAACCATCTCAAGACCATCGAGGACGTCACCAATTTCACCAAGGCGGGCGGCGGGTGCGGCGGGTGCCACGAGCAGATCCAGGAGATGCTTGACAAAATCAACGGCACCGAGGGCGCGACGCCCAAGGCCGCGGCGCGGCTGACCACGCTGCAGAAAATCGACCGCATCCGCGACGTGATACAGACCGACATCCGGCCCATCCTCGTGAACGACGGCGGCGA
Encoded proteins:
- the nifU gene encoding Fe-S cluster assembly protein NifU; the protein is MWEYSDKVRDHFLNPRNTGEIENPDGLGEVGNITCGDALRLTFKLDDKGKIKDAKFKTFGCGSAIASASALTEMIKGKTLEEAQKITNADIAKELDGLPREKMHCSVMGQEALEAAIEYYKSGGKKTAPPEKEGKVVCTCFNVTDREIEKAIRENHLKTIEDVTNFTKAGGGCGGCHEQIQEMLDKINGTEGATPKAAARLTTLQKIDRIRDVIQTDIRPILVNDGGDCELVDVDGNEVTVRFKGHCKGCAFSNNTMVGVVQKKLREKVAENLVVKMV